In Solidesulfovibrio fructosivorans JJ], a genomic segment contains:
- a CDS encoding MBL fold metallo-hydrolase, with product MTTTSLRQTDSVSVTVLIDNSLDHFLPDTGGVAHRPILSWTDNPVAEHGLSLCVTFEGGGERHTVLLDTGLSALTLLRNMGSLGVSPDDIEAIILSHGHMDHTGGLLELLARRKAGCDLISHPGAYCRRRLNIPGKGPQPELPSLDAAALRAAGANIVTEAGPATWFSDMLLTLGEVERATDFEKGFPMAEIETDGAWGPDPFRDDQAIVLHVRDKGLVVISGCAHAGIVNTVRYARKVTGVETVHAVVGGFHLTGPAFAGVVGPTAAALRELGPRYLIPMHCTGFTATAAMAQAMPERFLISSVGTRFTFSTDEKAP from the coding sequence ATGACGACAACCAGTCTGCGCCAAACGGACAGCGTTTCGGTCACGGTCCTCATCGACAACTCCCTCGACCATTTCCTGCCCGACACGGGTGGGGTCGCGCACCGCCCGATCCTGTCCTGGACCGACAATCCGGTGGCGGAGCACGGCCTGTCGCTGTGCGTCACCTTCGAAGGCGGCGGCGAACGCCATACGGTGCTGCTGGATACGGGACTCAGCGCGCTGACCCTGCTGCGCAACATGGGCAGCCTCGGCGTTTCCCCGGATGACATCGAGGCCATCATCCTCAGCCACGGCCACATGGACCATACCGGCGGCCTGCTGGAACTCCTGGCCAGGCGCAAGGCGGGCTGCGACCTCATTTCGCATCCCGGGGCCTATTGCCGCCGGCGGCTCAACATTCCCGGCAAGGGGCCGCAGCCGGAGCTGCCGTCGCTTGACGCCGCGGCGCTTCGGGCGGCCGGCGCGAACATCGTCACCGAGGCCGGACCCGCAACATGGTTTTCGGACATGCTGCTGACGCTCGGCGAGGTCGAACGCGCCACGGATTTCGAAAAGGGCTTTCCCATGGCCGAGATCGAAACCGACGGCGCCTGGGGCCCCGATCCCTTCCGCGACGACCAGGCCATCGTGCTGCACGTGCGGGACAAGGGGCTGGTGGTCATAAGCGGCTGCGCCCATGCCGGCATCGTCAACACCGTGCGCTACGCCCGAAAAGTGACGGGCGTGGAGACGGTCCACGCCGTCGTGGGCGGCTTCCATCTGACGGGGCCGGCCTTTGCTGGCGTGGTCGGGCCGACGGCGGCGGCGCTGCGGGAATTGGGACCGCGTTATCTCATCCCCATGCACTGCACGGGGTTTACGGCCACCGCGGCCATGGCCCAGGCCATGCCGGAACGATTTCTTATCAGCAGCGTGGGCACGCGGTTCACCTTCTCCACAGACGAGAAAGCACCGTAG
- a CDS encoding GAK system XXXCH domain-containing protein: MSASRKRKFELVLPRVEALAALTDLTAQAAEGNLVIDGEVVPLEDFTSLKIAIKHLGASSLLKVSLKYPALGLAALPTPAGVEAEDAAREAALAGAPETVESEGRPKYKGLKKRMKHFFKAIVTSLRAGLVPDADSLAGFIADSRRMTSYPGKGDAFYPAYDAEVDRLEAAAASGDLEAMTASVAALDRMKKECHSRHA, encoded by the coding sequence ATGTCCGCATCGCGCAAACGGAAATTCGAGTTGGTCCTGCCCCGGGTCGAAGCCCTGGCCGCCCTGACCGACCTTACGGCCCAGGCCGCCGAAGGCAATCTGGTCATCGACGGCGAGGTGGTGCCCCTTGAGGACTTCACGAGCCTCAAAATCGCCATCAAGCACCTCGGCGCGTCCTCGCTGCTCAAGGTCAGCCTCAAATATCCGGCCCTGGGCCTGGCCGCGCTGCCGACCCCGGCCGGGGTCGAGGCCGAGGACGCGGCCCGCGAGGCGGCCCTGGCCGGTGCGCCCGAAACCGTGGAGTCCGAAGGCAGGCCGAAATACAAGGGCCTCAAAAAACGCATGAAGCATTTTTTCAAGGCCATCGTGACGTCGCTGCGGGCCGGACTGGTTCCGGATGCCGACAGCCTGGCTGGCTTTATCGCCGACAGTCGGCGGATGACCAGCTATCCCGGCAAGGGCGACGCCTTCTATCCGGCCTACGACGCCGAGGTGGACCGGCTCGAGGCCGCCGCCGCCAGCGGGGACCTCGAGGCCATGACCGCCTCGGTGGCCGCGCTCGATCGCATGAAAAAGGAGTGTCACAGCCGCCATGCCTGA
- a CDS encoding amphi-Trp domain-containing protein gives MDKESRFKYESVQDAATLRRYMEALTAGFAAGELRFSSREGEVCLHPGGTIGFVVEAKSMSGRMKLNLKFSWREDGGESEGDGGLTIAPGASDS, from the coding sequence GTGGATAAGGAATCCCGGTTCAAGTACGAGTCCGTGCAGGATGCCGCGACGCTTAGGCGTTACATGGAGGCGTTGACCGCCGGTTTCGCCGCCGGCGAGTTACGCTTTTCCAGCCGCGAGGGCGAGGTTTGCCTGCACCCGGGCGGCACCATCGGCTTTGTTGTCGAGGCCAAGTCCATGAGCGGGCGCATGAAGCTCAACCTCAAGTTCTCCTGGCGCGAGGACGGCGGGGAAAGCGAGGGGGACGGGGGCCTGACCATCGCCCCGGGCGCGTCGGATTCCTGA
- a CDS encoding zinc-binding alcohol dehydrogenase family protein, translating into MQALMAKGGLSPDASGAFFLAEVPDPVPGRWDLLVRVAAVSVNPVDTKVHARLASGGERILGYDAVGTVAAVGEAVTGFAPGDRVYYAGDATRPGTDATLHLVDARIAAKAPQTLDDAAAAAMPLTSLTAYEALFDRLGLTDAARTNAGREVLVLGGAGGVGSMAIQLAVWAGARVIATASRSESAAWCRELGAHLVLDHSKDMPAALRSAGITDVGAIFCTTHMEAHWRAMAAMIAPQGALCLIDDPSGPLDITVFKSKCASIRWEFMFARSMYKTPDMARQGAILARVAALLDSGVVRPTLGKTRHGLDPAVFAEAHLAQRSGRMVGKQVVVF; encoded by the coding sequence ATGCAGGCATTGATGGCCAAGGGCGGCCTTTCGCCCGACGCGTCGGGAGCGTTTTTTCTGGCCGAGGTCCCGGACCCGGTTCCCGGGCGGTGGGACCTGCTCGTGCGGGTGGCGGCGGTTTCCGTCAATCCCGTGGACACCAAGGTGCACGCGCGCCTGGCTTCGGGCGGGGAGCGGATCCTCGGCTACGACGCCGTGGGAACGGTGGCGGCCGTGGGCGAGGCCGTAACCGGTTTCGCGCCGGGCGACCGGGTGTATTACGCCGGGGACGCCACCCGGCCGGGCACCGACGCCACGCTTCATCTGGTGGACGCGCGCATCGCGGCCAAGGCCCCGCAGACCCTGGACGACGCGGCGGCCGCGGCCATGCCGCTGACCAGCCTTACCGCCTACGAGGCTCTGTTCGATCGTCTGGGCCTGACCGATGCGGCCAGGACCAACGCCGGTCGCGAGGTGCTTGTGCTCGGCGGGGCCGGCGGGGTGGGCTCCATGGCCATCCAGCTCGCCGTATGGGCCGGGGCGCGGGTGATCGCCACGGCTTCGCGGTCGGAGTCCGCCGCCTGGTGTCGCGAACTGGGCGCGCACCTGGTGCTCGACCACTCCAAGGACATGCCCGCCGCCTTGCGTTCCGCCGGCATCACGGATGTGGGCGCGATTTTTTGCACCACCCACATGGAGGCCCACTGGCGGGCCATGGCCGCCATGATCGCGCCCCAGGGCGCGCTGTGCCTGATCGACGATCCGTCGGGGCCGCTCGACATCACGGTCTTCAAATCGAAATGCGCCAGCATCCGCTGGGAATTCATGTTCGCCCGGTCCATGTACAAGACCCCGGACATGGCCCGGCAAGGCGCTATTTTGGCCCGGGTGGCGGCGCTTCTGGATTCCGGCGTCGTGCGGCCGACATTGGGGAAGACCCGGCACGGCCTGGATCCGGCCGTTTTCGCCGAAGCGCACCTTGCCCAGCGTTCCGGCCGCATGGTCGGCAAGCAGGTGGTGGTGTTTTAA
- a CDS encoding PhoU domain-containing protein → MRILEGIEENFRFMVLEVSKQVSSALLVVERPDPARIKRIESRDDYIDNLKSVIENACWGRIHGSRDMSKRTLDLVRAANIININLERIADYAVNIVSQVQYLTDPNFIRRYEYRDPFVDVDKALGLVYPALTRQDVRLALNICRAEFSLDNRFKAAFDAILADLRRGESPENSISSFNIFRYLERMGDALLNIGEAVIFAALGEKLKIHQYQALQDSLAHGGVDMPLSAGDFSSIWGTRSGCRIGRVQEEQGPRSKGVLFKEGNADKLAKEKENIERWQRLLPGLPPNIQAFQTDGESASMLLEYLGGCNLQEVVLTADREVVENACFLVTQTVGGIWEQTLSRQPVAPDFMGQMRARLDDVFRLYPGFAAGPKRLCGVDIPGLSELLAAAEDAEAGLAAPFRVFLHGDFNLNNIVYDHTAQRIHYIDLHRSREGDYVQDTAVFLASNFRLPVFETALRDRLSLVMRRFLEFARTFAVEQGDALFEARLVFGVARALATSARFEMNRPFAQELFLRGVYLLTRAAGHAGRPFEELTFPDAVLVY, encoded by the coding sequence ATGCGCATTCTGGAAGGCATCGAGGAAAATTTTCGTTTCATGGTGCTCGAGGTGTCCAAGCAGGTCTCGAGCGCCCTGCTTGTGGTCGAACGTCCGGACCCGGCGCGCATCAAGCGCATCGAAAGCCGCGACGACTACATCGACAACCTCAAAAGCGTCATCGAAAACGCCTGCTGGGGCCGCATCCACGGTTCGCGCGACATGAGCAAGCGCACCCTGGATCTGGTGCGCGCCGCCAACATCATCAACATCAACCTCGAACGCATCGCCGACTACGCCGTCAACATCGTCTCCCAGGTCCAGTACCTGACCGATCCCAACTTCATCCGGCGCTACGAATACCGCGATCCCTTCGTGGACGTGGACAAGGCCCTCGGGCTGGTCTACCCGGCGCTCACCCGCCAGGACGTGCGTCTGGCGCTGAATATCTGCCGGGCGGAATTCTCCCTGGACAACCGGTTCAAGGCCGCCTTCGACGCCATCCTGGCCGACCTGCGCCGGGGGGAATCGCCGGAAAATTCCATCTCGAGCTTCAACATTTTCCGCTATCTCGAGCGCATGGGCGACGCCCTGCTCAATATCGGCGAGGCCGTCATTTTCGCCGCCCTCGGCGAGAAGCTCAAAATCCATCAATACCAGGCCTTGCAGGATTCCCTGGCCCACGGCGGCGTGGACATGCCGCTTTCCGCCGGCGATTTCAGCTCCATCTGGGGCACCCGGTCGGGCTGCCGCATCGGCCGGGTCCAGGAGGAGCAAGGCCCACGCTCCAAGGGCGTGCTCTTCAAGGAGGGCAACGCCGACAAACTGGCCAAGGAAAAGGAGAATATCGAGCGCTGGCAGCGGCTTTTGCCGGGACTTCCGCCCAACATCCAGGCCTTTCAGACCGACGGCGAATCGGCCTCCATGCTGCTCGAGTACCTGGGCGGCTGCAACCTCCAGGAAGTGGTGCTGACCGCCGACCGGGAGGTGGTGGAAAACGCCTGCTTCCTGGTCACCCAGACCGTGGGCGGCATCTGGGAACAGACGCTTTCCCGCCAGCCTGTGGCCCCGGATTTCATGGGCCAGATGCGCGCCCGCCTGGACGACGTCTTTCGCCTCTATCCCGGCTTCGCCGCCGGTCCCAAGCGCCTTTGCGGCGTGGACATCCCGGGCCTTTCCGAACTGCTCGCCGCCGCCGAGGACGCCGAAGCGGGCCTTGCCGCCCCCTTTCGCGTGTTTTTGCACGGCGACTTCAACCTCAACAACATCGTCTACGACCACACCGCCCAGCGCATCCACTACATCGACCTGCACCGTTCCCGGGAAGGGGACTACGTCCAGGACACGGCCGTGTTCCTGGCTTCCAATTTCCGCCTGCCCGTGTTCGAGACGGCGCTGCGCGACCGGCTGTCGCTGGTCATGCGGCGGTTTTTGGAATTCGCCCGCACCTTCGCCGTCGAACAGGGCGATGCGCTCTTCGAGGCGCGGCTGGTCTTCGGCGTGGCCAGGGCCCTGGCCACCTCGGCCCGGTTCGAGATGAACCGGCCCTTTGCCCAGGAACTGTTCCTGCGCGGCGTGTATTTGCTCACCCGCGCCGCCGGCCACGCCGGCCGCCCCTTCGAAGAACTCACCTTCCCCGACGCTGTGCTCGTGTATTGA
- a CDS encoding radical SAM protein, with the protein MNLLRRLFATPRLDWVQIEVTTRCNARCGYCPRTTARTAWRDADLDWALFRRLLPQLATPYVHLQGWGEPLLHPRLPDMVREVSAAGMRAGTTSNGVLIDAAMAKTLVASGLEVIALSLAGIRARHDRLRPGAPFDRVMAALEALAEAKAAANSAKPEVHIAYLLLRADTADLEALPPLLAERGVAQVVVSSLDYVPNPALANEALLPMDAAEQEAFRARISSAAATLRQSGIRLHCRPPSLSRRASCPENPQASLVVDARGDVCPCVFTALPIQPPHPAAGSRLSFGNVGQTTLARIWREPKYAAFRAGFGKALPPGPCRICRKPFVA; encoded by the coding sequence ATGAACCTTTTACGCCGTCTTTTTGCGACGCCGCGTTTGGACTGGGTGCAGATCGAGGTCACCACGCGCTGCAACGCGCGCTGCGGCTACTGCCCGCGAACGACAGCCAGGACCGCCTGGCGCGACGCGGATCTGGATTGGGCCCTTTTCCGACGGCTTCTGCCGCAGCTCGCCACCCCGTATGTCCACCTCCAGGGATGGGGCGAACCGCTGCTGCATCCCCGCCTGCCGGACATGGTTCGTGAGGTGTCGGCGGCCGGGATGCGCGCCGGGACCACCTCCAACGGCGTCCTGATCGACGCCGCCATGGCCAAAACCCTCGTCGCCTCGGGGCTTGAGGTCATCGCCCTGTCCCTGGCCGGGATCCGGGCGCGCCACGACAGGCTGCGTCCCGGCGCGCCCTTCGACCGGGTCATGGCCGCCCTGGAGGCGCTGGCCGAGGCCAAGGCGGCGGCGAATAGCGCCAAGCCCGAAGTGCATATCGCCTACCTTCTCCTGCGCGCCGACACGGCGGACCTCGAAGCCCTGCCTCCGCTTCTCGCCGAACGCGGCGTGGCCCAGGTGGTGGTCAGCAGCCTCGATTACGTGCCGAACCCCGCATTGGCCAACGAAGCCCTGCTGCCCATGGACGCGGCCGAACAGGAAGCCTTTCGCGCCCGCATCAGCAGCGCCGCCGCAACGCTGCGACAAAGCGGCATCCGGCTGCATTGCCGGCCGCCATCGCTTTCGCGACGCGCCTCGTGTCCGGAAAACCCCCAAGCCTCGCTGGTGGTGGACGCCCGGGGCGACGTTTGCCCGTGCGTGTTCACGGCCCTGCCGATCCAGCCCCCGCACCCCGCCGCCGGCAGCCGCCTGTCGTTCGGCAACGTGGGGCAAACCACGCTCGCCCGCATCTGGCGCGAACCCAAATACGCCGCCTTCCGGGCCGGCTTCGGCAAAGCCCTGCCCCCCGGCCCCTGCCGCATCTGCCGCAAGCCGTTTGTTGCATGA